From Echinicola jeungdonensis, the proteins below share one genomic window:
- a CDS encoding RNA polymerase sigma factor, producing the protein MENNLKKEFAAEVICPEKEAKSIKTSDIQLWQAFKSGNNAAFLQIYESHFDQLFSYGFRICKDEDLVKDAIHDVFFELRKNGKTIGETDSIKFYLFKCLKRKIIKELTSWYNKQEKLNEHIPFEITFSHEHFLINSQIDKEKSLKISQALSELSPRKREAIYYLYYEGMSYEQIKELMDLSNAKSARDLVYKGLRSLRETIGFMPVFFLFGIQ; encoded by the coding sequence ATGGAAAATAACTTGAAAAAGGAGTTTGCAGCTGAAGTAATCTGTCCAGAAAAAGAGGCCAAAAGCATTAAAACTTCAGACATTCAGCTTTGGCAAGCATTTAAATCAGGAAATAACGCTGCTTTTTTGCAAATCTATGAGTCCCATTTCGACCAACTTTTTAGTTATGGTTTTAGAATTTGTAAGGATGAGGATCTGGTAAAAGACGCTATTCATGATGTGTTTTTCGAATTAAGGAAAAATGGTAAAACTATTGGTGAAACAGATTCTATCAAGTTCTATCTCTTCAAATGTCTGAAAAGAAAAATCATTAAAGAGCTGACCTCCTGGTACAACAAACAGGAAAAACTGAATGAGCATATTCCTTTTGAAATCACATTTTCACATGAACATTTTTTAATCAACAGCCAGATTGATAAAGAGAAATCCCTGAAAATAAGCCAGGCCCTAAGTGAATTGTCTCCCAGAAAAAGAGAGGCCATTTATTACCTTTATTATGAAGGCATGAGTTATGAACAAATCAAAGAATTGATGGATCTTTCCAATGCAAAATCCGCAAGGGATTTGGTCTATAAAGGGCTAAGGTCGCTTAGGGAAACAATTGGTTTTATGCCGGTGTTTTTCCTTTTTGGAATACAGTAA
- a CDS encoding rhamnogalacturonan acetylesterase: protein MQRKRKGLLPLFAFLLLMVAAAFTAKEEKPTLYIIGDSTVRNSSGDGGPGQWGWGTFIDDFFNSELLEVSNQAMAGRSTRTFVKEGRWKRVLDDLKPGDFVIMQFGHNEGSKPDTTRAGYRGVLPGTGDETVELIWPDGTPETVHTYGWYLKKFVTEAKEKGATPIIASMIPRNKFHDGEVERADQDYGKWAKAVARRTGAFFIDLNERVANQYDQWGPKVVKALFEKDHTHTNEAGARINAWTVVQGIKDLEKCKLQAYLKKDKPTLYLIGDSTVKNGQGDGAGGLWGWGDYMAPYFDLEEIKVQNHALGGTSSRTYQTYGLWEKVYERLEPGDYVIMQFGHNDSSPLDDNHRARGTIRSAGTEAEEIYNPITEQYETVFSYGQYLKQMITETKEKGATPIVCSLIPRNSWNEEGKVNRADDSYGLWAKQAAEAREAYFINLNKIIADGYDELGEEYVKEHFFNDRDHTHTIKEGAEYNAKAVVKGIKGLEECDLKDYIK, encoded by the coding sequence ATGCAAAGAAAACGAAAAGGATTACTCCCCCTATTTGCATTCCTATTACTAATGGTAGCGGCAGCATTTACTGCCAAAGAAGAAAAACCCACCCTTTATATTATCGGAGACAGCACCGTTAGAAACAGCTCCGGGGATGGAGGGCCTGGCCAATGGGGCTGGGGAACCTTTATTGATGACTTTTTTAACAGTGAGCTGTTAGAAGTCAGCAATCAGGCCATGGCCGGCCGTAGCACCAGAACTTTTGTCAAAGAAGGAAGATGGAAAAGGGTCCTGGATGATTTAAAACCAGGTGACTTTGTTATTATGCAATTTGGCCATAATGAAGGAAGCAAGCCTGACACTACCAGGGCGGGTTACCGGGGGGTGCTTCCAGGAACCGGTGATGAGACGGTTGAGTTGATCTGGCCCGATGGCACACCAGAAACGGTTCATACCTATGGTTGGTATTTAAAAAAGTTTGTTACCGAAGCCAAAGAAAAAGGAGCCACACCCATCATTGCTTCCATGATCCCCAGGAACAAATTCCATGATGGAGAAGTAGAAAGGGCAGATCAGGATTATGGCAAATGGGCCAAAGCGGTGGCCAGAAGGACCGGTGCTTTTTTTATTGATCTGAATGAAAGAGTAGCCAATCAATATGACCAATGGGGCCCTAAGGTGGTCAAAGCTTTATTTGAAAAAGATCATACCCATACCAATGAAGCCGGCGCCCGCATCAACGCCTGGACAGTAGTGCAGGGAATCAAAGACCTGGAAAAATGTAAGCTTCAGGCTTATTTGAAAAAAGACAAACCCACCCTATACCTGATTGGGGACAGTACGGTAAAAAATGGCCAGGGAGATGGTGCTGGAGGCCTTTGGGGCTGGGGAGATTATATGGCTCCCTATTTTGATCTGGAAGAAATCAAAGTGCAAAACCATGCTTTGGGCGGAACCAGTAGCCGAACCTACCAGACTTATGGCCTTTGGGAAAAAGTATATGAAAGGTTAGAGCCAGGGGACTATGTGATCATGCAGTTTGGACATAACGACAGCAGTCCATTGGATGATAATCACCGCGCAAGAGGCACCATCAGAAGTGCAGGTACTGAAGCCGAGGAAATTTATAACCCTATCACTGAGCAATATGAAACGGTATTTTCTTATGGTCAATACCTGAAACAAATGATTACTGAAACCAAAGAAAAAGGAGCAACTCCTATTGTATGCTCATTGATCCCTCGAAACAGCTGGAATGAAGAAGGCAAAGTAAACCGGGCTGATGATAGCTATGGACTTTGGGCAAAACAGGCTGCTGAAGCCAGGGAAGCTTATTTCATCAACCTCAATAAAATCATCGCGGATGGTTATGATGAGTTGGGAGAGGAATATGTTAAAGAGCATTTCTTTAATGACAGGGACCATACCCATACCATCAAAGAAGGAGCAGAATACAATGCAAAAGCGGTGGTTAAAGGAATAAAAGGATTGGAAGAATGCGATCTTAAAGATTACATAAAATAA
- a CDS encoding DinB family protein, producing MDKAIIRKHLISLLQWEDAHVNFDTVINGIPEELRGVQARGLPYSPWQLLEHLRTIQHDILDFCQNPNYKEPTWPDDYWPQFVAPRSLDEWENSIKLYRSDRKALLEMAANPEVDLTAPIPHGSGQNYFRELLLVADHNSYHIGQLVIVRRLLGIWK from the coding sequence ATGGACAAGGCCATTATTCGAAAACACCTTATAAGTTTACTCCAGTGGGAGGACGCCCATGTCAACTTTGACACTGTCATAAACGGTATACCTGAAGAACTGCGTGGAGTCCAGGCTCGGGGCCTTCCATACTCACCCTGGCAACTCCTGGAGCACCTTCGGACCATTCAACATGATATTCTGGATTTTTGCCAAAACCCAAACTATAAGGAGCCAACCTGGCCTGATGATTACTGGCCTCAATTCGTGGCACCAAGGTCACTTGATGAGTGGGAAAATAGTATCAAACTATACCGCTCCGACAGAAAAGCATTATTGGAAATGGCCGCTAATCCAGAAGTTGATCTCACCGCTCCCATCCCTCATGGTTCCGGCCAAAACTATTTCCGGGAGCTCCTGCTGGTGGCAGATCATAATTCCTATCATATCGGACAACTTGTAATCGTACGCCGTCTTCTGGGAATTTGGAAATAG
- a CDS encoding GH39 family glycosyl hydrolase, with product MKLSFAIFRIIKNSILSFFVLIPVSLIYAQSNGVSEEEAEINIDFSQHIGQMSPVWAWWGYDEPNYTYMKDGKKLLTEISQLSPVPVNVRAHSLLVTDEGPRAALKWGSTNVYTEDEKGNPVYDWTIVDKIFDTYIERGMKPFAQIGFMPKALSSKPEPYRHHWKPGAKYEEIYRGWAYPPKDYEKWAELVYQWISHCVERYGKEEVESWYWELWNEYNIGYWQGTTEEYFKLYDFTADAAKRALPSIKIGGPETTGPGHPDAAKELRMFLDHVTKGTNYATDKTGSPLDFITFHAKGSPRLDDGVVVMDMGRQLRDIDKGFEIVASYPELKDLPIIIGESDPEGCAACSEADYPHNAYRNGTMYSSYTAASFARKYELADHYGVNFLGAVTWGFEFENQPWFAGFRDMATNGVNKPVLNVFRMFGMMTGQRVAVSGTLGGNAGLPYDYKTIRDQSVRGEEPDINALAAIDGEKATVMVWNYHDRNDLRGISSVALNMENLPDGQYQLLHFRVDQENSNSYELWKKMGSPQNPSDSQIRQLEEAGQLELLEPPKWVKVKDGKLKVDLVLPRQGVSLLKLTR from the coding sequence ATGAAATTATCTTTTGCAATATTTAGAATCATCAAAAATAGCATTTTGTCTTTTTTTGTTTTGATTCCTGTGTCTTTAATTTATGCTCAATCCAACGGGGTAAGTGAAGAGGAAGCGGAAATCAATATTGATTTTTCCCAGCATATTGGACAAATGAGTCCGGTTTGGGCCTGGTGGGGATATGATGAGCCCAATTATACCTATATGAAGGATGGGAAAAAGTTGCTGACAGAAATTTCCCAGTTAAGCCCTGTCCCGGTAAATGTGAGGGCACATAGCCTATTGGTTACAGATGAGGGGCCGAGAGCCGCCTTAAAATGGGGTTCTACCAATGTTTATACCGAGGATGAGAAAGGAAATCCTGTTTATGACTGGACCATTGTGGATAAAATTTTTGATACCTATATCGAGAGAGGGATGAAGCCTTTTGCCCAAATTGGCTTTATGCCAAAAGCACTTTCCTCCAAACCGGAACCCTACCGCCACCATTGGAAACCTGGAGCCAAATATGAAGAGATTTACAGGGGCTGGGCCTATCCGCCCAAGGATTATGAAAAATGGGCCGAACTGGTTTATCAATGGATCAGTCATTGTGTGGAACGGTATGGAAAAGAAGAAGTGGAGAGCTGGTACTGGGAGTTGTGGAATGAATATAATATTGGATACTGGCAAGGTACCACGGAAGAATATTTCAAGCTTTACGATTTTACTGCTGATGCTGCCAAAAGGGCACTTCCTTCTATAAAAATAGGAGGACCTGAGACTACGGGGCCAGGTCATCCCGATGCTGCCAAAGAACTAAGAATGTTTCTGGACCATGTGACCAAAGGTACCAATTATGCTACGGATAAGACCGGTTCCCCGTTGGATTTTATCACCTTTCATGCCAAGGGAAGTCCTAGATTGGATGATGGTGTGGTGGTCATGGATATGGGCAGGCAATTAAGGGATATTGACAAAGGTTTTGAAATAGTGGCCTCTTACCCTGAGCTCAAAGACTTGCCCATCATCATTGGGGAGTCAGATCCGGAAGGTTGTGCAGCCTGTTCTGAAGCCGATTATCCGCATAACGCTTACAGGAACGGAACCATGTATTCCAGTTACACAGCCGCTTCTTTTGCCAGAAAGTATGAGTTGGCGGATCATTATGGCGTAAATTTCCTGGGAGCAGTAACCTGGGGTTTTGAATTTGAAAATCAGCCTTGGTTTGCTGGATTTAGGGATATGGCCACCAATGGAGTAAATAAGCCGGTACTGAATGTCTTTAGGATGTTTGGCATGATGACTGGGCAAAGGGTAGCCGTAAGTGGAACCCTTGGTGGAAATGCTGGTTTGCCCTATGATTATAAAACCATTAGGGATCAAAGCGTCCGCGGGGAGGAACCGGACATCAATGCTTTGGCTGCTATTGATGGGGAAAAAGCCACTGTTATGGTCTGGAATTATCATGACCGAAATGATTTGAGAGGAATTTCATCTGTGGCCCTGAATATGGAAAATTTACCTGATGGCCAGTATCAGCTTTTACATTTCAGAGTGGATCAGGAGAACAGCAATTCCTATGAGCTTTGGAAAAAAATGGGGTCTCCCCAAAACCCGAGCGATTCTCAAATCCGTCAGCTTGAGGAAGCGGGACAATTGGAACTTTTAGAACCACCAAAATGGGTAAAAGTGAAAGATGGAAAATTGAAGGTGGATTTGGTTCTTCCACGCCAAGGAGTTTCCTTGCTTAAATTAACGAGGTAA
- a CDS encoding FecR family protein produces the protein MPQIKDLIEDLEFIRWVKNPEDKLQEYWQNWIEANPDRIEDVKLAREVILGLKFPSKKASPEVKKEVLNKLLQASPSEEEEKENSYTKNKSIKWKSFNQWEKIAAILVFALMLSLLIGNLSFFKEKPAPVQALKWINKTTNYGEKLNFRLPDGSIVWLNSGSSLEYPASFDSTVRLVKLHGEGFFEVTEDKNKPFKVLSENLTTTALGTSFNIKSSYQNVVIVSLVTGKVQVDDQLDNQQYLLSPGEQLDFDNENKKGKISNFDLEAVQSWRKGKLVFQKATFQKVKEDLERWYGVSIQVEGQPSQSWRFNGEFENQILDVILMSMSNIEDFSYKIDKKEVQINFN, from the coding sequence ATGCCTCAAATAAAGGACCTTATAGAAGATCTAGAATTTATCAGGTGGGTAAAAAATCCAGAGGATAAGCTGCAGGAATATTGGCAAAACTGGATAGAAGCCAATCCTGATAGGATAGAGGATGTGAAATTAGCCAGGGAGGTAATTCTTGGTTTAAAATTTCCCTCAAAAAAGGCAAGTCCAGAGGTAAAAAAGGAAGTGCTCAATAAGCTACTCCAAGCTTCTCCTTCCGAGGAAGAAGAAAAAGAAAATAGCTATACCAAAAATAAATCCATAAAATGGAAGAGCTTTAACCAATGGGAAAAGATAGCTGCAATATTGGTGTTTGCCTTGATGCTGTCCTTATTAATTGGAAACCTTTCATTTTTTAAAGAAAAGCCTGCTCCAGTTCAGGCTTTGAAATGGATAAATAAAACCACCAATTATGGTGAAAAGCTTAATTTTAGATTGCCTGATGGTTCCATTGTCTGGTTGAACTCCGGGAGTAGTTTGGAATATCCCGCCTCCTTTGATTCCACCGTTAGATTAGTGAAACTCCATGGTGAAGGATTTTTTGAAGTAACTGAAGATAAAAATAAGCCCTTTAAGGTATTGTCAGAAAATTTGACCACGACAGCTTTAGGGACATCATTCAATATCAAAAGCTCCTATCAAAATGTGGTTATCGTTTCTTTGGTCACTGGAAAAGTACAAGTAGATGACCAATTGGACAATCAGCAATATTTGCTGAGCCCCGGTGAACAACTCGATTTTGACAATGAAAATAAAAAAGGGAAAATCTCCAATTTTGATTTGGAGGCAGTTCAAAGTTGGAGAAAGGGGAAACTGGTTTTTCAAAAAGCTACCTTCCAGAAAGTAAAGGAAGATTTGGAAAGGTGGTATGGAGTTTCCATTCAAGTGGAAGGACAACCTTCACAATCCTGGAGATTTAATGGAGAGTTTGAGAACCAGATCCTGGATGTGATTTTGATGAGTATGTCCAATATTGAGGATTTCAGCTATAAAATCGACAAAAAAGAAGTTCAAATAAATTTCAATTAA
- a CDS encoding glycoside hydrolase family 88/105 protein: MNIQQPIWRGGLVGLLSLTLACSPQEKQETVQEPEVLTDTNTPLHLLEPDYPVPYGHPEEKEVKEVLDRIYKYLDSTTPAAILSEEGGESLTDYSQVDEKSVLSQGDFRLLSYEWGVTYSAMLLAGEVTGDQKYTDYTKKRVKLIADLFTHFKELPSKDHALHSVLYPGALDDAGALCASFIKTQRSGVDADVRPVIDNFIDYIMNGQFRLEDGTLARNRPLKNTLWLDDLYMSVPAIVQMGKLTGEQKYFDEAVRQIKLFSDRMFNEEKGLYMHGWVQGMEEHPQFHWGRANGWAILTKVEVLNALPEDHPGRPMVLDLLRKHIRGLARLQSGSGFWHQLLDRNDSYLETSATAIYTYCIARAVNEGWVDDQAHAPMAILAWNAVSTKVNDKGQVEGTCVGTGMGFDPAFYYHRPINPYAAHGYGPVIAAGAEVIRMLKMHDFEINDSSVQLLDESAKD, from the coding sequence ATGAATATCCAACAACCAATTTGGCGAGGTGGATTAGTAGGATTGCTAAGTCTAACCCTTGCCTGCTCACCCCAGGAAAAACAAGAAACTGTCCAGGAACCAGAAGTGCTAACCGATACCAATACTCCTTTGCATCTTTTGGAACCTGATTATCCGGTGCCTTATGGTCACCCGGAAGAAAAAGAGGTGAAGGAGGTTCTAGATAGAATTTATAAATATTTGGATTCTACCACGCCAGCAGCGATCCTTTCTGAAGAGGGCGGGGAATCTCTTACTGATTATAGCCAAGTGGATGAAAAATCCGTCCTCAGTCAAGGAGATTTTAGATTGTTGAGCTATGAATGGGGGGTGACTTATTCAGCCATGCTTTTGGCTGGAGAGGTTACTGGAGATCAAAAATATACCGATTACACTAAAAAAAGGGTCAAATTAATTGCAGACCTTTTTACTCATTTTAAGGAATTACCGAGCAAGGACCATGCTTTGCATTCCGTTTTGTATCCTGGGGCTTTGGATGATGCAGGAGCGCTTTGTGCCTCCTTTATCAAGACCCAGAGAAGCGGGGTGGATGCTGATGTAAGACCGGTAATTGACAACTTTATAGATTACATCATGAATGGCCAATTCCGCCTTGAGGATGGGACCTTGGCCAGAAACAGGCCCTTGAAAAACACTCTTTGGTTGGATGACCTTTATATGAGTGTGCCTGCTATTGTCCAAATGGGCAAATTGACTGGTGAGCAAAAATACTTTGATGAGGCAGTCCGTCAGATAAAACTATTTTCTGATCGGATGTTCAATGAGGAAAAAGGCCTTTATATGCACGGTTGGGTGCAAGGCATGGAGGAACACCCTCAGTTCCACTGGGGCCGTGCCAATGGCTGGGCCATCCTGACCAAGGTGGAGGTGCTAAATGCTTTGCCAGAGGATCATCCAGGCCGCCCAATGGTTTTGGACTTGCTTAGAAAACATATTCGTGGATTGGCAAGGTTGCAGTCCGGTTCGGGATTTTGGCATCAGCTTTTGGACCGAAATGATTCTTATTTGGAAACTTCTGCAACGGCCATATATACTTATTGTATTGCCCGTGCGGTCAACGAAGGCTGGGTGGATGATCAGGCCCATGCTCCAATGGCAATTTTGGCTTGGAATGCAGTAAGTACCAAAGTAAATGATAAAGGCCAGGTGGAAGGAACCTGTGTAGGGACCGGAATGGGTTTCGACCCTGCTTTTTACTACCACCGTCCCATTAATCCATATGCTGCCCACGGCTATGGTCCGGTAATCGCAGCTGGGGCAGAAGTCATCAGAATGCTAAAGATGCATGATTTTGAGATCAATGACAGCTCAGTGCAGTTGCTGGATGAATCTGCAAAGGATTAA
- a CDS encoding MgtC/SapB family protein yields the protein MEETFMIDTDDFQLTQMDFFIRLLIATGIGLLIGLEREHASPEKEEVFAGVRTFVFVVLFGFLIAFLSFLFTHWLIVAGLISVMVYGGLSYWVKSRDGKIGGTTAFATLTAFILGSTTFLGFIEASLAVTVIALVMLSLKEPLHSIVRQITQIELFALVKFVVISLLVLPVLPDETMGPYDVLNPQEVGWVIILTSGIGFLGYILMKFLGGKKGILLTGIFGGLVSSTVVAWVFAEKSKEIKALSKNCAVAILTASSIMVIRVFVWMTIFNQELIGKLALPLALVFLAGVGAAFYYYKKPSKDPDINADLPLGEPLNLKKALFFGLLYSGILLLVSYANSQLGTKGVYISSGIAALTDINAITISVSKLAGNSFSILTAQNVILIATLCNTLVKIGISISVGSKSLRNYILLGFGLVFLMGIAGFLIINF from the coding sequence ATGGAAGAAACATTCATGATCGATACAGATGATTTCCAACTTACGCAGATGGATTTTTTCATCAGGCTGCTTATTGCTACAGGAATTGGATTATTGATAGGCTTGGAGCGGGAGCATGCAAGTCCGGAAAAGGAGGAAGTCTTTGCAGGGGTGAGGACCTTCGTGTTTGTGGTTTTATTCGGTTTTTTGATTGCCTTTCTAAGTTTCCTATTTACCCATTGGTTGATAGTTGCAGGGTTGATTTCCGTGATGGTGTATGGAGGACTTTCTTATTGGGTGAAATCTCGAGATGGAAAAATTGGAGGAACCACAGCATTTGCAACCTTGACAGCCTTTATTTTAGGAAGTACCACATTTCTTGGTTTTATCGAGGCTAGCCTAGCTGTTACGGTAATAGCCCTGGTAATGCTTTCTTTAAAGGAACCTTTGCACAGTATCGTAAGGCAAATCACCCAGATTGAATTGTTTGCCCTTGTTAAATTTGTGGTGATTTCCCTATTGGTTTTACCTGTTTTGCCTGATGAAACGATGGGGCCTTATGATGTCCTAAACCCGCAAGAGGTAGGCTGGGTTATTATCCTGACTTCTGGGATTGGTTTTTTGGGATATATTCTGATGAAATTTTTAGGGGGAAAAAAAGGGATTCTGCTTACGGGAATTTTCGGAGGTTTGGTTTCCAGTACCGTGGTAGCATGGGTGTTTGCTGAGAAGAGCAAGGAAATTAAAGCGTTATCAAAAAATTGTGCAGTAGCCATTCTAACCGCTTCTTCCATAATGGTTATCCGGGTTTTTGTTTGGATGACCATTTTTAACCAAGAATTGATAGGAAAGTTGGCATTGCCTCTCGCCTTGGTGTTTTTGGCGGGCGTTGGGGCTGCTTTTTACTATTATAAAAAGCCCTCCAAGGATCCGGATATCAATGCTGATCTCCCCTTGGGAGAGCCTCTCAACCTGAAAAAAGCCTTGTTTTTTGGCCTCCTTTATTCAGGGATCTTACTGTTGGTGAGTTATGCCAACAGCCAATTAGGTACAAAAGGAGTTTATATATCCAGTGGTATTGCTGCTTTGACTGATATCAACGCAATCACCATTTCTGTTTCAAAGCTGGCAGGAAACTCTTTTTCAATTCTGACCGCTCAAAATGTAATTTTAATAGCCACTCTTTGCAATACCTTGGTGAAGATCGGAATATCAATATCGGTGGGCAGTAAGTCTCTAAGAAATTATATTCTTTTGGGCTTTGGATTGGTATTTCTGATGGGAATCGCCGGTTTTTTGATAATTAATTTTTAG